A region from the Spiroplasma taiwanense CT-1 genome encodes:
- a CDS encoding pyrroline-5-carboxylate reductase family protein: MKILFIGTGAMGEAVLKSVTDNLNNDEISIINRNLLKSKKISEKYNCKFLTQFEEIKSIKFDIYIIGVRPIDINQVLIDLDKIDISNSLIISMVNALSISTIQSAFIKSKDISIIRMIPNMNAIIGKSLTSYTTFGSDIKIIQKGVNILKTFGEIFGINEENYPSFVTLTGTSPAYIFAFLNAFEEFGIENNYEPKFLKELIAKQFINTIENWKNNDKKTVELISEICVPNGSTIAGYEVLLENKFNNIVKKCLNKSKEKC, encoded by the coding sequence ATGAAAATATTATTTATTGGTACAGGTGCAATGGGTGAAGCAGTTTTAAAGTCAGTTACTGATAATTTAAATAATGATGAAATTTCTATTATTAATAGAAATTTATTAAAATCTAAAAAAATTTCAGAAAAATATAACTGTAAGTTTTTGACACAGTTTGAAGAAATTAAGTCAATTAAATTTGATATTTATATAATTGGGGTTAGACCAATTGACATCAATCAAGTATTGATTGATTTAGATAAAATTGATATTTCAAACAGTTTGATAATAAGTATGGTAAATGCTTTATCAATAAGTACAATTCAATCTGCATTTATTAAATCAAAAGATATTTCGATTATTAGAATGATACCAAATATGAACGCTATAATTGGTAAATCATTAACTAGTTATACAACATTTGGAAGTGATATTAAAATAATTCAAAAAGGAGTAAATATTTTAAAAACTTTTGGCGAAATTTTTGGAATTAATGAAGAAAATTACCCATCATTTGTAACTTTAACAGGAACATCTCCTGCATATATATTTGCTTTTTTAAACGCTTTTGAGGAATTTGGTATTGAAAATAACTATGAACCAAAATTTTTAAAAGAACTTATTGCAAAACAATTTATAAACACAATTGAAAATTGAAAAAATAATGATAAAAAAACTGTTGAACTAATTTCTGAAATTTGTGTCCCTAATGGTTCAACAATAGCAGGCTATGAGGTTCTATTAGAAAATAAATTTAATAATATTGTTAAAAAATGTCTTAATAAATCAAAAGAAAAGTGTTAA